One stretch of Pedobacter riviphilus DNA includes these proteins:
- a CDS encoding CvfB family protein, translating to MIEIGKYNELRILSKTEAGLNLTDGDKLVVLPYQYVPNGVEIGDNINVFVFVQKDGRLTGTTQKAYAEVGDFAFLKVVSDGDDGVFMDLGIDKDVYVPDREQKRPMQKGYKYVVYLYLDESTGRLLASSKLYDFVEEEDFDFEEGDEVSLLITEETDLGFNAIINNTYIGLLYNNEVFDNIQPGDLRKGWIKKIRVEGKIDLTLQPSGYGHILDSKEMVLKELKKSGGVIELGDKSSPEDIYHRFQISKSAFKKTIGSLYKERLIVLSDDSIRLITDDETE from the coding sequence GATTAAACTTAACCGACGGCGATAAACTAGTGGTACTGCCTTACCAATATGTTCCAAATGGTGTAGAAATTGGCGATAACATTAATGTTTTTGTATTTGTGCAAAAAGACGGCCGCTTAACAGGAACTACTCAAAAGGCATATGCCGAAGTGGGCGATTTTGCTTTTTTGAAAGTAGTTTCTGATGGTGATGATGGCGTTTTTATGGACCTCGGTATTGATAAAGACGTATATGTTCCGGATCGCGAGCAAAAAAGGCCCATGCAAAAAGGCTATAAGTATGTGGTTTACCTATATTTAGACGAAAGTACCGGTCGCTTGTTGGCTTCTTCTAAACTGTATGATTTTGTTGAAGAAGAGGACTTCGATTTCGAAGAAGGTGACGAAGTAAGTTTATTGATTACCGAAGAAACCGATCTTGGTTTCAATGCCATTATCAACAATACTTATATCGGTTTGCTATACAATAATGAGGTTTTCGATAATATCCAACCAGGTGATCTGCGTAAAGGCTGGATCAAGAAAATCCGTGTGGAAGGCAAGATCGATTTAACCCTGCAACCTAGCGGTTATGGTCATATCCTCGATTCGAAAGAGATGGTGTTAAAAGAACTGAAAAAAAGTGGTGGTGTGATTGAATTGGGCGACAAAAGTTCCCCAGAAGATATTTACCATCGTTTCCAGATCAGTAAAAGTGCTTTCAAAAAAACCATTGGTTCATTATACAAAGAGCGCTTAATTGTACTTTCTGACGATTCGATCAGATTGATTACAGACGATGAGACAGAATAA
- a CDS encoding MCP four helix bundle domain-containing protein, translating into MKFAFSLKNKLKIAFLLFCIMCCTLLIRFLEDKSVEQINESFISMYNDRLVPATDLYFIAENLYYKKEILQDILLGNNIIHPSAGLVKMNKHNRKIDSVINKYELTLLVKQEKSFLNDLKRALTVQQGLEVKILNMAGTEERAIYESLGREATNQTLAKLSALIKIQSKVGNDLIKGSKIFVSGTKIYSTLQVILAIVIGIMIVAIVSASNTVKIQSEKFNLN; encoded by the coding sequence ATGAAATTTGCCTTTAGTCTTAAAAACAAGCTAAAAATAGCTTTCCTGCTTTTCTGCATCATGTGCTGCACCTTGTTGATCCGCTTTTTGGAAGATAAAAGTGTAGAGCAGATTAACGAATCTTTTATTTCCATGTACAATGACAGGCTTGTTCCGGCAACAGACCTATATTTTATTGCCGAAAACCTTTATTATAAAAAAGAGATCCTTCAAGATATATTATTGGGTAACAACATTATTCATCCCTCAGCGGGTTTGGTTAAAATGAATAAACACAACCGTAAAATAGATTCAGTAATTAATAAATATGAACTTACTTTATTGGTAAAGCAGGAAAAAAGTTTTCTAAACGATCTTAAAAGGGCATTAACGGTTCAGCAAGGATTGGAGGTTAAAATTTTGAACATGGCTGGTACAGAGGAGAGGGCAATTTATGAGTCGTTGGGTAGGGAAGCTACAAACCAGACTTTGGCTAAACTTTCGGCGCTCATTAAAATACAATCTAAAGTTGGGAATGATCTGATTAAAGGTTCAAAGATCTTCGTTTCGGGAACAAAGATATATTCTACCTTGCAGGTTATTTTAGCTATTGTAATCGGAATTATGATCGTGGCCATTGTTTCGGCCTCGAATACAGTGAAAATTCAGAGCGAGAAGTTTAATTTGAATTAG